A stretch of Mucilaginibacter terrae DNA encodes these proteins:
- a CDS encoding phosphoribosyltransferase family protein, whose protein sequence is MAEKLLILNHQQIQQKIDRIAYQILEDNYDEQEIVIAGILSQGSVIARRIQAVLQKIAPFTCTMINIEIDKDANHLEANLDADINICAKQGSYTG, encoded by the coding sequence ATGGCCGAAAAGCTTTTAATACTCAATCATCAGCAAATACAGCAAAAGATTGACCGCATTGCTTACCAGATACTCGAAGACAATTACGACGAGCAGGAGATCGTAATTGCAGGCATTTTATCGCAGGGAAGTGTGATTGCACGCCGTATACAGGCCGTGCTTCAAAAAATTGCACCCTTTACCTGCACCATGATCAATATTGAGATCGATAAAGATGCTAATCATCTCGAAGCAAACCTGGATGCTGATATTAATATTTGCGCCAAACAAGGTAGTTATACTGGTTGA
- a CDS encoding NAD(P)H-dependent glycerol-3-phosphate dehydrogenase — protein sequence MQGQPNKILVVGGGSWATANIKMLTDNTTSKEIFWWMRNAEAVEHVQQYGHNPNYLSSVEIKVLAQNISTNLKALIAEADFVLLNVPAAFLKQALTGITPQDFEGKKVISAIKGIVPDENLIIGEFLHKYYNIPFEKFLVISGPCHAEEVALEKLSYLTIASADTILAAEFAGMLSTRYIKTIVSDDIYGTEYAAVLKNIYAVASGICHGVGYGDNFQAVLISNAIREMKDFVDAVHPIDRDIKESAYLGDLLVTAYSQFSRNRTFGNMIGKGYTVTSAQLEMNMVAEGYYAVNCLHQVNKHYTVSMPICEAVYRVLYKKQSPVLEMKRLAEQLS from the coding sequence ATGCAAGGGCAGCCAAATAAAATTCTGGTGGTAGGAGGGGGCAGTTGGGCCACCGCTAATATTAAAATGCTTACCGATAATACTACCTCTAAAGAGATTTTTTGGTGGATGCGTAACGCCGAAGCTGTAGAGCATGTGCAGCAATACGGGCACAACCCTAATTATTTAAGTTCGGTTGAAATAAAGGTGCTTGCACAAAATATATCAACCAACCTTAAAGCATTAATTGCCGAGGCCGATTTTGTTTTGCTCAACGTACCGGCAGCATTTTTAAAACAGGCGCTCACCGGCATTACCCCGCAAGATTTTGAGGGCAAAAAGGTTATATCGGCCATCAAAGGCATAGTACCCGATGAAAACCTTATTATAGGCGAGTTTTTGCATAAGTACTATAACATTCCGTTCGAAAAATTTTTGGTTATCAGCGGGCCCTGTCATGCCGAGGAGGTGGCTTTAGAAAAGCTATCCTACCTTACTATTGCTTCGGCCGATACTATTTTAGCAGCTGAGTTTGCCGGCATGTTGAGCACGCGCTATATTAAAACCATCGTATCTGATGATATTTATGGTACAGAATACGCCGCAGTGCTAAAAAACATTTATGCCGTAGCCAGTGGCATATGCCACGGCGTGGGTTATGGTGATAATTTTCAGGCGGTATTAATTTCTAACGCCATTCGCGAGATGAAAGATTTTGTGGATGCCGTGCACCCTATTGACCGCGATATTAAAGAGAGCGCCTACCTGGGCGATTTGCTGGTTACCGCCTATTCGCAGTTTAGCCGTAACCGTACTTTTGGTAACATGATAGGTAAGGGCTACACTGTAACCTCGGCTCAATTAGAAATGAATATGGTTGCCGAGGGATACTATGCAGTAAATTGTCTACACCAGGTTAATAAACACTATACAGTGAGCATGCCTATATGTGAAGCTGTATACCGTGTTTTATACAAAAAACAGTCTCCCGTACTGGAAATGAAGCGTTTGGCCGAACAATTGAGTTAG
- a CDS encoding DUF5694 domain-containing protein: MNILKCLLIVLALLCPNLLVAQDSLVHPKQKIKIVLLGTYHFANPGADKFNVRVDDYSTPKRQQQIQELNNALARFAPKKIFTESNSSFQAQADSLFQLYKAGKWDIPAKVVSERFQIGLKLAKQLNNDHIYCADAEGKWLAPEVEKYADSMQIEYVKQMEKYFEQYTQWFNNYISNHTVKQNLAYLNRPEELLNHNHYIYNYVFARVGAGKNYIGAELVGEWYKRNVKIYANILQNITPADKRVLVIFGAGHMHILKQLFKDNPDFEVVEVNKYLDK, translated from the coding sequence ATGAATATTTTAAAATGCCTTTTAATAGTATTGGCCTTGCTTTGCCCTAACCTTTTGGTTGCCCAGGATTCGTTGGTGCATCCTAAGCAAAAAATTAAAATCGTCCTATTAGGGACCTATCACTTTGCCAACCCTGGTGCCGATAAGTTTAATGTTAGGGTTGATGATTACAGCACCCCGAAGCGTCAACAACAAATACAGGAGCTTAACAATGCTCTTGCCCGCTTTGCCCCCAAAAAGATATTCACCGAGAGCAATAGCAGCTTTCAGGCACAAGCCGATAGTTTATTTCAGCTTTACAAAGCCGGGAAATGGGATATTCCGGCCAAGGTAGTAAGCGAGCGTTTCCAGATAGGGCTAAAACTGGCTAAACAACTTAACAACGATCATATTTACTGCGCCGATGCCGAAGGCAAATGGCTGGCCCCGGAAGTTGAAAAATATGCCGACAGTATGCAAATTGAGTATGTTAAGCAAATGGAAAAGTATTTTGAACAATACACGCAATGGTTCAATAACTATATCAGTAATCATACCGTTAAACAAAACCTTGCCTACTTAAATCGCCCCGAAGAGTTGCTTAATCACAATCATTACATATATAACTATGTATTTGCCCGTGTAGGTGCCGGCAAAAACTATATAGGTGCCGAATTGGTGGGCGAATGGTATAAACGTAACGTAAAAATTTATGCCAACATACTGCAAAACATCACCCCTGCCGATAAGCGTGTGCTGGTTATATTTGGGGCAGGCCACATGCACATCTTGAAGCAGCTGTTTAAAGACAATCCCGATTTTGAGGTAGTGGAAGTGAATAAATATTTGGATAAGTAA
- a CDS encoding outer membrane beta-barrel family protein has product MKKLALIVIVLILKASHSFAQTGSIGGTVKNSKAEPLTGASVQLLHLPDSAQAAAQMADGNGAYLFKNLKNGAYVIKVSLMGFATQCSNHINYTGAAIAVPLITLTEQSKALNAVTVTSTVPQLEQKSDRLVVNVEKMITTGDNALEVLKKAPGIKLDKDDNILYHNNGGVNVMIDGRMTYMSSAEISNYLKTLPGNAISKIELMANPPANFDAAGTAGVINIIMKRNKLQGFNGTATANTGYGTYGKLSGGLNLNYNVGKISVFTRNNGGYSNSYNKLNLGRQIGAELYNQENYWHPISNYVNYTAGADYFASKRSTLGIMFRGGASPQNADVTSNSVTLNSAGQQTGSVAMTKPQYTNTHTYALNLNYAFAIDSLGQKLSFDGDYIRSNSVSNEEFSNVYYNGAGNRIGDTIKLRNNTPANYNIRSLKVDYVWPFAKTWRFETGWKSSWVSSDNNARFDSLKTQGWVNDNRRSNHFLYNENINAGYLTLNKTLGKKWEFKAGLRTEQTISKGNSITTAQVTNRNYWRLFPSVFATYKINANNQLNASYTERISRPGYGNLNPFTFYSDPYTAIQGNPNLQPSFSKSFGFNYTYKSFQVLSLSYRRVNNSVTTVITQNDQTKESIAIYQNLGNTSNLSISTGGSFNIVKWWNVTVNLDGSYDKVMAASQNLNYNSSRFSWSGSTDQTFTLPKSFRVQLSAMYYSPSISGLARTLSGSQIDAAINKTFMNKKATISFKVRDVFFGNRYRSVLQYNNINTTWQNEWESRRFSLGFTYQFGNMKLKTARERNSGAASEMNRM; this is encoded by the coding sequence ATGAAAAAGTTAGCCCTAATAGTAATCGTCCTTATTTTAAAAGCATCACATTCATTTGCCCAAACCGGCAGCATAGGCGGTACCGTAAAAAACAGCAAAGCCGAACCACTTACCGGGGCCAGCGTTCAGTTGCTGCACCTGCCCGATTCGGCCCAAGCCGCCGCCCAAATGGCCGATGGCAATGGCGCTTATCTGTTCAAAAATTTAAAAAACGGAGCGTATGTAATTAAAGTTAGCCTGATGGGATTTGCAACCCAATGCAGCAATCACATTAATTATACAGGAGCCGCTATTGCCGTGCCGCTCATTACCTTAACCGAACAAAGCAAAGCACTTAACGCCGTTACCGTAACCAGTACCGTACCTCAACTGGAACAAAAAAGCGACCGCCTGGTGGTAAACGTCGAAAAAATGATAACCACCGGCGACAATGCCCTCGAGGTGTTAAAGAAAGCTCCCGGCATTAAGCTGGATAAAGACGATAACATTTTGTACCACAACAACGGTGGGGTTAACGTGATGATAGATGGCCGCATGACCTACATGAGCAGTGCCGAAATAAGCAATTACCTTAAAACCTTACCGGGCAACGCCATTAGTAAAATTGAGTTGATGGCCAATCCGCCGGCCAATTTTGATGCTGCGGGTACGGCTGGCGTTATTAACATCATCATGAAACGTAATAAATTGCAAGGCTTTAATGGTACGGCTACTGCCAATACAGGTTATGGTACGTATGGCAAGCTTTCGGGTGGATTAAACTTGAATTACAATGTGGGTAAAATAAGCGTATTTACACGCAACAACGGCGGCTACTCCAACTCGTATAACAAACTTAATTTGGGACGCCAGATTGGTGCCGAGCTTTACAATCAGGAAAATTACTGGCACCCCATCAGCAATTACGTTAATTATACCGCTGGTGCCGATTACTTTGCCAGCAAACGCAGCACATTGGGCATCATGTTCAGGGGAGGAGCATCGCCGCAAAATGCTGATGTAACCAGTAATTCGGTAACGCTGAACAGCGCCGGGCAGCAAACCGGAAGCGTGGCTATGACTAAACCACAATATACCAATACGCACACCTATGCCTTAAACTTAAACTACGCTTTTGCAATAGATTCATTAGGTCAAAAATTGAGTTTCGATGGTGATTACATCCGTAGCAACAGTGTGAGCAACGAGGAGTTTAGCAATGTGTACTATAATGGCGCAGGTAACCGTATTGGCGATACCATTAAACTGCGCAACAATACCCCGGCTAACTATAACATCCGATCGTTAAAGGTTGATTATGTTTGGCCGTTTGCCAAAACCTGGCGCTTTGAAACCGGCTGGAAAAGCAGTTGGGTAAGCTCGGATAACAATGCCCGCTTCGACTCATTGAAAACACAGGGCTGGGTGAATGACAATCGCCGTAGCAATCATTTTTTATACAATGAAAATATTAATGCTGGTTACCTTACGCTCAATAAAACTTTAGGCAAAAAATGGGAATTTAAAGCAGGCTTACGTACCGAGCAAACCATATCAAAAGGTAACTCTATTACCACAGCACAGGTAACCAACCGCAATTACTGGAGACTTTTCCCGAGCGTGTTTGCCACTTATAAAATTAATGCCAATAACCAGTTGAATGCTTCGTACACAGAGCGGATCAGTCGCCCGGGCTATGGTAACCTTAACCCGTTCACTTTTTACAGCGACCCGTATACCGCCATACAGGGTAATCCAAATTTGCAGCCATCGTTCTCAAAATCGTTTGGGTTTAATTACACTTATAAAAGTTTCCAGGTATTGAGCCTGAGCTACCGCCGGGTAAACAATTCGGTAACCACCGTAATTACCCAAAACGACCAAACCAAGGAAAGTATAGCCATCTATCAAAACCTCGGCAACACCAGCAACCTGAGCATTAGCACAGGAGGTAGCTTTAATATCGTAAAGTGGTGGAACGTAACCGTTAACCTTGATGGCTCGTATGATAAAGTAATGGCGGCCAGTCAAAACCTTAATTATAATTCGAGCCGGTTTTCATGGTCGGGCTCAACCGATCAAACTTTTACCTTGCCTAAAAGCTTCCGTGTGCAATTATCGGCCATGTATTACTCGCCATCAATATCGGGCTTGGCGCGCACGCTGTCGGGTTCGCAAATTGATGCCGCCATTAACAAAACCTTTATGAATAAAAAAGCAACCATCAGTTTTAAAGTGCGCGACGTGTTTTTTGGCAACCGTTACCGTAGCGTATTGCAGTACAACAACATTAACACCACCTGGCAAAACGAATGGGAAAGCCGCCGCTTTAGCCTTGGCTTTACTTACCAGTTTGGCAACATGAAGTTAAAAACTGCCCGCGAACGCAACAGTGGAGCAGCGAGCGAGATGAACAGAATGTAA
- a CDS encoding alpha/beta fold hydrolase, whose protein sequence is MTLYKQSLLIIAAILISCTANAQRKKVKANDEAFGNNKATGHYLNTRGIKLYYEIYSKGEPLLIMHANGGSINNFKGQIPYFAKNYQVILADSRAQGKTVDKADSLSYEMMADDMNALLDSLHLKQCYVIGWSDGSINALLMAMRHPDKVEKMVITGANLCPDTTALEPYVFNMISRQNKALADSVKKVKSPSAELKNEVKLWHMLAVQPNIKAEELRKIQAPVLVIGGDHDVVKPEHALLIAKSIPNAYLWIIPGAGHATPVYHEQEFNKTVEEFFKKPYQKIEGRGMLK, encoded by the coding sequence ATGACTTTATATAAGCAAAGCCTATTAATAATAGCAGCTATATTAATTAGCTGTACCGCTAATGCACAGCGTAAAAAAGTAAAAGCAAATGATGAAGCTTTTGGAAATAATAAAGCTACCGGCCACTACTTAAATACCCGTGGCATTAAACTGTATTATGAAATATATAGCAAGGGCGAACCACTGCTAATTATGCACGCCAACGGAGGCTCTATAAATAATTTTAAAGGGCAGATTCCTTATTTTGCTAAAAACTACCAGGTAATACTTGCCGACAGCCGCGCTCAGGGAAAAACCGTAGATAAAGCCGACTCGTTAAGTTATGAAATGATGGCAGATGATATGAATGCTTTGCTTGATAGTTTACACTTAAAGCAATGTTATGTAATTGGCTGGAGCGATGGTAGTATTAATGCATTGCTGATGGCCATGCGGCATCCTGATAAGGTGGAAAAAATGGTCATTACCGGAGCCAACTTATGCCCAGATACAACCGCACTGGAGCCTTACGTGTTTAACATGATTTCGAGGCAAAATAAAGCATTAGCTGACTCGGTTAAAAAAGTTAAATCGCCGTCGGCCGAATTAAAGAACGAAGTGAAACTTTGGCATATGCTTGCCGTTCAGCCCAATATTAAGGCAGAAGAGTTAAGAAAAATACAGGCTCCCGTATTAGTTATAGGGGGAGACCATGATGTGGTAAAGCCCGAGCATGCCTTATTAATTGCAAAATCAATTCCCAACGCTTATTTATGGATCATTCCGGGCGCGGGCCATGCCACGCCGGTGTATCACGAGCAGGAGTTTAATAAAACAGTAGAGGAATTTTTTAAAAAGCCTTATCAAAAAATAGAAGGCCGTGGCATGTTAAAGTAA
- a CDS encoding phosphoribosyltransferase family protein, whose product MLIISKQTWMLILIFAPNKVVILVDDVLNSGKTLAYGFGVFLDVPLKKLRTVVLVDRNHKNFPVSTDYAGVALSTVIKQHVYVSLSETGQDDAVYLG is encoded by the coding sequence ATGCTAATCATCTCGAAGCAAACCTGGATGCTGATATTAATATTTGCGCCAAACAAGGTAGTTATACTGGTTGATGATGTTTTAAACAGCGGCAAAACCCTGGCCTATGGTTTTGGTGTGTTTTTGGATGTTCCGCTTAAAAAGCTGCGCACCGTGGTACTGGTAGACCGTAACCACAAAAACTTCCCGGTAAGTACCGATTATGCCGGCGTGGCCTTGTCAACCGTTATTAAACAACACGTATACGTATCGCTAAGCGAAACTGGCCAAGATGATGCCGTGTATTTAGGATAA
- a CDS encoding DUF4293 domain-containing protein, which yields MIQRVQSIYLFLASLALFALYLFTIANNVYLNNVPTNIKITGLFQDVNGAQQQTQAFVALTAATAVVALLPLVIISLFRNRKLQLTMAYSTILVIIGHSFWMAQTVKGAVGAITLNTNNFGMGLFLSPIAILLMIFAIKAIKRDEALIKSADRLR from the coding sequence ATGATACAACGCGTACAAAGTATATACTTATTTTTAGCCAGCCTGGCCTTGTTTGCTCTTTACCTGTTTACCATTGCCAACAATGTGTACTTAAATAACGTACCCACCAATATTAAGATAACGGGCTTGTTTCAGGATGTAAACGGCGCTCAACAACAAACACAGGCATTTGTGGCACTTACGGCAGCTACCGCAGTGGTAGCGTTGCTGCCTTTGGTAATCATATCCTTATTCCGCAACCGAAAATTGCAGCTTACAATGGCTTACAGTACCATACTGGTTATTATTGGGCACAGCTTTTGGATGGCTCAAACCGTTAAAGGTGCGGTGGGCGCAATTACCCTTAACACTAATAACTTTGGTATGGGCTTGTTTTTATCGCCCATAGCTATATTGCTCATGATTTTTGCAATAAAAGCCATTAAGCGCGATGAAGCATTAATTAAATCGGCCGATAGGTTACGGTAA
- a CDS encoding OmpA family protein: MKTINFKTAVVAVGLAAASLVGSGCNSLTKTQKGAAIGAGAGGTIGAIIGKSAGNTALGAIIGGAVGGTAGAFIGRKMDRQAAEIKQTVPGATVERQGEGILVKFDSGILFDVNKTALKTAAQTNLNNLATSLTNNPQTNILIVGHTDNTGSAALNQDLSVRRAESVKAYIALHGVSGSRLTTSGKGFNEPIADNSTEAGRAQNRRVEIVIIANDQLKQEAKQAGN; this comes from the coding sequence ATGAAAACTATAAATTTTAAAACAGCCGTTGTAGCTGTAGGCTTAGCTGCTGCCAGCTTAGTAGGTTCGGGCTGTAATTCGTTAACAAAAACCCAAAAAGGCGCTGCTATTGGCGCAGGTGCCGGTGGTACTATTGGTGCCATTATAGGCAAAAGTGCCGGTAATACTGCATTAGGTGCTATTATAGGTGGTGCAGTGGGAGGTACTGCAGGTGCTTTTATTGGTCGTAAAATGGACCGCCAGGCTGCCGAAATTAAGCAAACCGTTCCGGGTGCAACTGTTGAGCGCCAGGGTGAAGGTATATTGGTAAAATTTGATTCGGGCATTTTATTCGATGTAAATAAAACTGCGTTAAAAACAGCTGCGCAAACTAACCTAAACAACCTGGCTACATCATTAACTAACAACCCGCAAACCAATATTTTAATTGTAGGCCATACTGATAATACCGGTAGCGCCGCACTTAACCAGGATCTGTCGGTTCGCCGTGCCGAATCGGTTAAGGCTTACATTGCATTACACGGCGTAAGCGGGTCACGTTTAACCACCAGTGGTAAAGGCTTTAACGAACCTATTGCCGATAACAGTACCGAAGCCGGTCGTGCACAAAACCGCCGTGTGGAAATTGTTATTATAGCTAACGATCAATTGAAACAAGAAGCTAAACAAGCCGGTAACTAA
- a CDS encoding sensor histidine kinase, producing MAMTKKRIVLLHVLAWLAYLAYCFVGILYFSGNEISFPKVSLLLQLSYLLSLMSVFYYYYSLILPGFFNRKLRFVAVLGALATPFVFIFTRYLLEEKLYDLLFGFHNYSNDTTFKHYMLDNLYRGLPAIIFSSAAWGLTYAYRQERENKQLREEKIKAELAFLKSQINPHFLYNTLNYIYSLAYPVSDKLADAIIKLSQLMRYMLTESPDGLIDLEKEVDYLNNYIDIYRLRFEDNFHVDFKVEGDIAGKRLASLVLIPFVENAFKHGAVDDPQRPVRIHLKAIANRLMFTVSNKISHHQKDHSSGVGLVNIRRRLELIYPGKHDLLISENGQTYKTTLNIEL from the coding sequence ATGGCCATGACAAAAAAGCGGATAGTGTTACTGCACGTGCTGGCCTGGCTGGCTTACTTAGCCTATTGCTTTGTGGGCATACTCTACTTCTCGGGAAATGAAATATCCTTTCCAAAAGTTTCGCTCTTACTGCAATTGAGCTATCTCCTGTCGTTAATGAGTGTGTTCTATTACTACTATTCCTTAATACTGCCCGGATTTTTTAATAGAAAACTACGCTTTGTTGCTGTGCTTGGTGCACTGGCTACCCCCTTTGTGTTTATTTTTACGCGTTACCTGCTTGAGGAGAAGTTATACGATCTGCTATTCGGATTTCATAATTATAGTAACGACACTACTTTTAAGCATTATATGTTAGATAACCTCTACCGTGGACTGCCTGCTATTATATTCAGCAGCGCTGCATGGGGTTTAACCTATGCTTATCGCCAGGAGCGAGAAAATAAGCAGCTCCGCGAAGAAAAAATCAAAGCCGAGCTGGCTTTCCTGAAATCGCAGATCAATCCACACTTTTTATACAATACGCTCAATTATATTTACTCGCTGGCCTACCCGGTATCAGATAAACTGGCCGATGCCATTATCAAGCTATCGCAATTGATGCGCTACATGCTAACCGAAAGTCCCGACGGCCTGATCGATCTGGAAAAGGAGGTAGATTATCTGAACAACTACATCGACATATATCGCCTGCGGTTTGAGGATAATTTTCATGTTGATTTTAAAGTTGAGGGCGATATTGCCGGTAAACGCCTGGCTTCGCTCGTACTTATTCCCTTTGTAGAAAACGCCTTTAAACATGGAGCGGTCGACGATCCTCAGCGACCGGTTCGCATTCACCTCAAAGCAATAGCCAACAGGCTGATGTTCACGGTAAGCAACAAAATTAGTCACCATCAAAAAGACCACTCGAGCGGGGTTGGCTTAGTCAACATTCGCCGTCGGCTCGAACTTATCTACCCCGGTAAACACGATCTATTGATCTCGGAAAACGGGCAAACTTATAAAACCACTTTAAACATCGAACTTTAG
- a CDS encoding DEAD/DEAH box helicase: MNNPFLELGIRHDIVNAITELGFENPTPIQNQSIPVLLTGSNDFVGLAQTGTGKTAAFGLPLLELLDFEENYPQALILCPTRELCLQITNDLKNYSKNMQNVNVVAVYGGASISDQLRQIKRGVQIVVATPGRMLDIINRKAIDFSQVQFVVLDEADEMLNMGFQEDIDSILSTTPEDKKTWLFSATMPSEVRRISKKYMTDPFELTMGEKNTGNANIEHEYYIVRARDKYAAFKRIVDFNPEIFGIVFCRTKIETQEIAESLVKDGYNADSLHGDLSQQQRDRVMKRYRERGLQLLIATDVAARGIDVNDVTHVINYSLPDEIENYTHRSGRTARAGKTGVSIAIVNSKEIGKIRQIERVIGKKFIKAEIPTGFDVCEKQLFGLIHKVHNVEVNEQQIEQYLPRIMDEFADLSKEDIIKRFASIEFNSFLEYYKNAPDLNVTEDTRFTRDGAQGERPSRSGSNADFTRLFINLGSVDGFTRGDLLGYFCNQTNIVGRTIGKIDIKGVYSFLEVANGDVDQAFNAFKSAQYKGREVRIEVSAEGDRDRGGDRGGFGGGGYKKREGGSGYGGGGNRREGGNSNRGSERKEGGGFRDFSGKRREDRGERRKRY, encoded by the coding sequence ATGAACAACCCATTTTTAGAACTGGGAATCCGTCATGATATTGTTAATGCCATCACTGAGTTAGGATTTGAAAATCCTACACCAATCCAGAATCAGTCAATTCCGGTATTGTTAACAGGCAGCAACGATTTTGTCGGATTAGCCCAAACCGGGACCGGAAAAACTGCTGCTTTTGGCTTACCATTATTGGAACTGCTGGATTTTGAAGAAAATTATCCACAGGCACTAATTCTGTGCCCTACACGTGAACTTTGTTTACAAATCACCAATGATTTGAAAAACTACTCTAAAAACATGCAAAACGTAAATGTTGTTGCTGTTTATGGCGGAGCAAGTATTTCAGATCAGTTACGCCAAATTAAACGCGGCGTACAGATTGTTGTTGCTACCCCGGGCCGTATGCTCGATATTATCAACCGCAAGGCTATTGATTTTTCGCAGGTACAATTTGTAGTATTGGATGAAGCCGACGAAATGCTCAATATGGGCTTTCAGGAAGACATTGACAGTATCTTATCCACCACGCCCGAGGATAAAAAAACATGGCTGTTTTCAGCCACCATGCCAAGCGAGGTACGCCGCATTTCGAAAAAGTACATGACCGACCCTTTTGAGTTGACCATGGGCGAAAAGAATACCGGCAATGCCAATATTGAACATGAGTACTACATTGTACGTGCCCGTGACAAATACGCTGCATTTAAACGTATTGTTGATTTTAACCCCGAGATTTTTGGTATCGTATTTTGCCGTACCAAAATTGAAACTCAGGAAATTGCCGAATCATTGGTAAAAGACGGTTACAACGCCGACTCATTACACGGTGACCTTTCGCAACAACAACGCGACAGGGTAATGAAGCGCTACCGCGAACGTGGCCTGCAATTGCTAATTGCAACTGACGTAGCCGCCCGTGGTATTGATGTTAACGACGTTACACACGTTATTAACTACTCATTACCTGATGAAATAGAGAACTATACCCACCGCAGCGGTCGTACTGCACGTGCCGGTAAAACTGGTGTCTCTATCGCTATTGTTAACTCTAAAGAGATTGGCAAAATTCGCCAGATAGAGCGTGTTATTGGCAAAAAATTCATTAAAGCCGAAATACCAACCGGTTTTGATGTTTGCGAAAAACAATTGTTTGGCTTAATACACAAAGTGCATAACGTTGAAGTTAACGAGCAGCAAATTGAGCAGTACTTGCCACGTATAATGGACGAGTTTGCCGATTTGAGCAAAGAAGACATTATTAAACGTTTTGCTTCTATTGAATTTAACAGCTTCTTAGAATATTACAAAAATGCGCCAGACCTTAACGTTACCGAGGATACCCGCTTTACCCGCGATGGTGCTCAAGGTGAAAGACCTTCACGTTCTGGTTCAAATGCCGATTTTACCCGTTTATTCATCAACCTGGGTTCGGTAGACGGGTTTACCCGTGGCGACTTGTTAGGTTATTTTTGTAACCAAACCAACATAGTTGGCCGTACAATTGGCAAAATCGATATTAAGGGTGTTTACTCTTTCTTAGAGGTTGCTAATGGCGATGTTGACCAAGCTTTCAACGCATTCAAATCAGCTCAATACAAAGGCCGTGAGGTTCGTATCGAGGTATCGGCCGAAGGCGATCGTGATCGCGGTGGTGACCGTGGCGGCTTTGGTGGCGGTGGCTACAAAAAACGTGAAGGCGGCAGCGGCTATGGCGGCGGTGGCAATCGTCGCGAAGGTGGCAACAGCAACCGTGGCAGCGAACGCAAAGAAGGTGGTGGTTTCCGCGACTTTTCGGGCAAACGCCGTGAAGACCGTGGCGAGCGTCGTAAAAGATACTAA